The genomic stretch TTGTACAACAAACTGCCTAGCTCCTTTCGCAAAAGTATTGAACGACAAATTCGGAATCGTTAAAGGTATGATGACTACAATTCACTCGTACACAAATGACCAATCCGTTCTTGATGTTCCTCACAAAGACTTGCGTCGTGCTCGTGCAGCTGCTGAGAACATTATTCCTTCTTCCACTGGCGCAGCAAAAGCTGTTTCACTGGTTCTTCCAGAACTTAAAGGCAAATTGAATGGTATGGCTATGCGTGTACCTACACCTAACGTTTCCGTAACTGACCTAGTTGCTGAGCTTAAAGTTAACGTTACTGTAGAAGAAGTTAACGCAGCGTTCAAAGAAGCTTCTGAAGGCCCGCTTAAAGGCATCTTGAACTACAATGAATTGCCGCTTGTATCAAGCGACTACAACAGCGACCCTGCTTCTTCCACAATCGATGGTCTTTCGACTATGGTTGTTGAAGGCAACATGGTTAAAGTTATTTCTTGGTACGACAACGAGTGGGGCTACTCAAACCGCGTAGTTGATCTTGCTGCTTACATTGCTAGCAAAGGTCTGTAAGCAAAGAAGGCGGACGGACCGCGGCATCTCGCGCATGCGGGAGCAGAGGTCTTTGATTTGCGGCTTCTAGAGTCGTAAATCATGGGGGCGTTTCTTCTTTGAAGGAGCGCCCTTCTTTTTTTTGTCCTATATCTATACCTTTCCATACCAATTACTCGGGAGGTTTCATTGATGAATAAGAAAAGTGTACGTGATGTAGCAGAACTAGCTGGTAAACGAGTGTTTGTACGCGTTGATTTCAACGTGCCGCTTGAAGATGGCAAAATTACGGATGACAAACGTATCCGTGAAACACTTCCAACGATTAATTTCTTGATCGAAAAAGGCGCAAAAGTTATTCTAGCAAGCCACCTTGGTCGTCCGAACGGTCAAGTGGTAGAAGAGCTTCGTCACAATGCTTCTGCAGAGCGTCTATCTGAGCTGCTTGCTAAACAAGTAGTTAAAGCTAACGACGTCATCGGCCCAGAGGTTGAAGCTCAAGTTGCGGCGCTGCAAAACGGCGATGTGTTGCTGCTTGAAAACGTGCGTTTCTATGAAGGCGAAGAGAAAAACGATCCAGAATTTGCGAAAGCTTTGGCTAATCTGGCTGACCTATTCGTAAACGATGCATTCGGTGCGGCTCACCGCGCTCACGCTTCTACAGAAGGCATTGCACATATTCTACCTGCAGTATCTGGCCTTCTTATGGAAAGAGAGCTTGAAGTGCTTGGCAAAGCGTTGAATACGCCTGAGCGTCCTTTCACAGCAATCGTTGGCGGCTCTAAAGTAAAAGACAAAATTGCTGTCATTGACAAAATGCTTGAAATTGCTGATAACGTGCTTATTGGCGGAGGCTTGTCCTATACATTCTTCAAAGCGCAAGGTCATGAAATCGGCAAATCACTTGTAGATAACAGCAAGCTTGATCTGGCTCTTGAGTTCATGGAAAAAGCGAAAAAGCTCGGCAAAAACTTCTTGATTCCGGTAGATATCGTAGTAACGGATGATTTCAGCGCTAATGCCAACACGCAAATCGTTGACATTGACAGCATTCCTGCTGATTGGGAAGGCATTGACATCGGACCAAAAACACGTGAGCTTTATGCAAATGTAATTAAAGACTCGAAACTAGTGGTATGGAACGGACCTATGGGCGTATTCGAAATCGAGCCTTTCTCCCACGGTACACTAGCAGTTGCTAATGCATGCGCAGAAACAGCAGGCTATACAGTTATTGGCGGCGGCGATTCCGCAGCAGCAGCAGAGAAATTCCATCTTGCTGATAAGATGGACTTCATCTCGACAGGCGGCGGTGCTTCCCTAGAGTTTATGGAAGGCAAAATTCTTCCTGGCGTAGTCGCACTTAACGATAAATAATAGCTTCAACCCTATAAAACTCACAATGAGGAGGAATTCGAATGAGCAACAGAAAACCGATTATTGCTGGTAACTGGAAAATGTTCAAAACGGTATCCGAGGCGGTATCTTTTTTCTCTGAAATTAAAGGCAAGGCTGAGGTTGACGGTGTAGAGAGCGTGATCTGCGCACCATACACAACGCTTCCTGCACTTGTTGAAGCAGCGAAAGGCACTTCGATCGCGATCGGAGCGCAAAACGTTCACTTTGAAGACAATGGTGCTTTTACAGGCGAAATCAGCGGCGTTATGCTGAAGGATCTTGGTGTGAAATACGTGATTATCGGTCACTCCGAGCGTCGCGCTTATTTTGCGGAATCCGATGAGATCGTAAACAAGAAGGTTCATGCTTCCTTCAAAAACGGCTTGCTTCCTATCGTTTGTGTAGGCGAGAAGCTGGAAGAGCGTGAAGCTGGCCAAACGAAAGAAGTTTGCAAAGTGCAAACAGAAGCGGCTTTTGCGGGCGTATCTGCAGCACAAGCGGCTGAAGTCGTTATCGCTTATGAGCCTATCTGGGCAATTGGAACAGGCAAATCCTCTACTTCTGAGGATGCACAAGACGTTATTGGATATATCCGCGGCGTTGTTGCAGGTCTGTATGACCAAGCGACTGCAGATGCTGTACGTATCCAATACGGCGGCAGCGTGAAACCAAATAACGTTGCTGAATACATGGGTCAAACTGACATTGACGGTGCACTTGTTGGCGGCGCAAGCCTAGAGCCAGCTTCATATATCGCACTGGTCGAGGGGGCCAAGTAAAATGGCTGCTCCAAAACCTGTAGCGCTTATTATTCTTGATGGCTTTGGTCTACGCGATGATGTTACAGGCAATGCCGTGGCACAAGCGAAAAAACCGAATTACGATCGTTATTGGGCGACATATCCGCATACTACACTCACAGCGTCTGGCGAAGCCGTTGGACTGCCGGAGGGTCAAATGGGCAACTCCGAGGTTGGCCACTTGAATATCGGCGCAGGCCGTATTGTGTATCAGGATTTGACTCGCATCAGCAAATCGATTCGTGACGGTGAGTTTTACGATAATGAAACGATTCTTGGCGCTGTTCGCCATGCCAAAGTCAACAGCAAGAAGCTGCATTTGTACGGCTTGCTTTCTGATGGCGGTGTGCACAGCCATATTGAGCACTTGTTCGCTCTGCTTGACCTAGCGAAGAAGGAACAGCTCGAGGACGTATTCATTCATGCCTTTCTAGATGGCCGCGACGTATCTCCAGACAGTGCCAAAGGCTATCTGGAACGTCTGCAAGCGAAAATCGAAGAGGTTGGCGTAGGCCGTATTGCTACGGTACAAGGCCGTTACTATGCGATGGACCGCGACAAACGCTGGGAACGTACGGAGAAGTCTTACCGTGCTATGGTTTACGGTGAAGGCCCTCAATACTACGATCCCATTCAGGCTGTAGTTGAATCCTACGAGAAATCAGTTTATGATGAATTCGTTATGCCAACGGTCATTGTAGATGGGGTTAACAAGCCAGTTGGTCTTGTGGAATCTGAGGATGCTGTTATTTTCTTCAACTTCCGTCCAGACCGTGCGATTCAGTTGTCTCAAGTTTTTACGAATGAGGATTTCCGCGGCTTTGACCGTGGGGAGAATCACCCTGTTAATCTGTATTTCGTCTGCTTGACGCTATTCAGTGAAACCGTGGGCGGATTCGTTGCGTATTCACCAAAGAACCTTGATAATACGCTTGGCGAGGTACTCGTTCAAAACAACAAGACACAGCTGCGTACGGCTGAAACAGAAAAATATCCACATGTCACGTTTTTCTTTAGCGGCGGCCGCGATCATGAGCTTCCAGGCGAAACTCGCGTGCTTATTAATTCCCCTAAAGTTGCAACGTACGATCTACAGCCGGAGATGAGCGCATATGAGCTTGCTGAATCTACGGTTCGCGAGATTGAGTCAGACAAGCATGACGCCATCATTCTTAACTTTGCCAATCCTGATATGGTAGGGCACTCCGGCATGCTGGAGCCTACGATCAGAGCGGTTGAAGCGACGGATGAGTGCCTAGGCAAAGTAGTGGAAGCGGTGCTGGCCAAAGGCGGCGTTTGCATCATTACGGCTGATCACGGTAATGCTGATATGGTATTTGACGAGAATGGCCGTCCGTTTACGGCGCATACGACAAATCCTGTTCCGCTTATCGTAACAAGAGCAGGAGAAACGCTTCGTGATGGCGGCATTCTTGCCGACATCTCGCCGACGATTCTTGAGTTGCTTGAGCTGGCTAAGCCTTCTGAAATGACTGGCGTTTCCTTGATTAATCCAAAATAAAACCATTAAAAGGAGTGTTTTCTCTCATGTCAATTATCGTTGATGTATACGCACGTGAAGTGCTTGATTCCCGCGGAAACCCAACTGTAGAAGTAGAAGTATCTCTTGAGTCCGGCGGCAAAGGCCGCGCAATCGTTCCATCCGGCGCTTCCACAGGCGCATACGAGGCTGTTGAGCTTCGTGATGGCGACAAATCCCGTTACCTTGGTAAAGGCGTACTTAAAGCTGTTGAAAATGTAAACACTGAAATCGCTCCTGAAATCATTGGTCTAGATGCTCTTGATCAAGTTGCTATCGACCGCAAAATGATCGAGCTTGACGGTACTCTTAACAAAGCTAAGCTAGGTGCTAACGCAATTCTAGCGGTTTCCATGGCAGTAGCTCGCGCAGCTGCTGACGCGCTTGATGTACCTCTTTACACTTACCTTGGCGGATTCAACGCTAAAGTATTGCCAGTTCCAATGATGAACATCATCAACGGCGGCGAGCATGCTGACAACAACATCGATGTTCAAGAATTTATGGTTCTTCCTGTTGGTGCTGAAAGCTTCAAAGAAGCGCTTCGCATTGGCGCTGAAATCTTCCACAACCTGAAAGCTGTATTGCATGATAAAGGTCTTAACACAGCTGTAGGCGACGAAGGCGGCTTCGCTCCTAACCTTGGTTCAAACGAAGAAGCAATTACTACAATTATCTCCGCTATCGAGCGCGCAGGCTACAAGCCAGGCGTTGATGTATTCCTTGGTATGGACGTTGCTTCTACTGAATTCTTCAAAGACGGCAAATACGTGCTTGCAGGCGAAGGCAGATCGTTTACACCTGCTGAGTTCGTTGACCTGCTTGCTTCATGGGCTGACAAATATCCGATTATTACAATCGAAGATGGCTGCTCCGAAGATGATTGGGATGGTTGGAAATTGCTTACTGAGAAACTTGGCGGTAAAGTACAACTCGTTGGCGACGATCTGTTCGTAACGAACACTGAGCGTCTATCTGATGGTATCGACAAAGGCGTGGGTAACTCCATTCTAGTTAAAGTTAACCAAATCGGTTCGCTTACTGAAACCTTCGATGCAATCGAAATGGCTAAGCGTGCAGGTTATACAGCAGTTATCTCTCACCGTTCAGGCGAGAGCGAAGACAGCACAATTGCTGACATCGCTGTAGCTACAAACGCTGGTCAAATTAAAACAGGCGCACCGTCCCGTACGGACCGCGTTGCAAAATACAACCAATTGCTTCGTATCGAAGATCAACTGGGCTCAACTGCACAATACGCTGGTAAATCAGCATTCTATAACTTGAAAAACTTTAAATAAGACGCAAATAGCGGCTTGTAAAGAAGGGTATGCCTAGTAGGCATACCCTTCTTTTTTGTAATATAGGCGAAGTATACGTTTCACATGTATACTTCGCCTATATTTTTGCGAGAAGCTT from Paenibacillus sp. FSL H8-0548 encodes the following:
- the gap gene encoding type I glyceraldehyde-3-phosphate dehydrogenase, with product MVKVGINGFGRIGRNVFRAALNNSDVQIVAVNDLTDTATLAHLLKYDTTHGVLDATVEAKEGAILVNGREIKVFAERNPADLPWASVGVEIVVESTGIFTAKEKAELHLQGGAKKVIISAPATNEDITVVIGVNEDKYDAAAHTIISNASCTTNCLAPFAKVLNDKFGIVKGMMTTIHSYTNDQSVLDVPHKDLRRARAAAENIIPSSTGAAKAVSLVLPELKGKLNGMAMRVPTPNVSVTDLVAELKVNVTVEEVNAAFKEASEGPLKGILNYNELPLVSSDYNSDPASSTIDGLSTMVVEGNMVKVISWYDNEWGYSNRVVDLAAYIASKGL
- a CDS encoding phosphoglycerate kinase; translation: MNKKSVRDVAELAGKRVFVRVDFNVPLEDGKITDDKRIRETLPTINFLIEKGAKVILASHLGRPNGQVVEELRHNASAERLSELLAKQVVKANDVIGPEVEAQVAALQNGDVLLLENVRFYEGEEKNDPEFAKALANLADLFVNDAFGAAHRAHASTEGIAHILPAVSGLLMERELEVLGKALNTPERPFTAIVGGSKVKDKIAVIDKMLEIADNVLIGGGLSYTFFKAQGHEIGKSLVDNSKLDLALEFMEKAKKLGKNFLIPVDIVVTDDFSANANTQIVDIDSIPADWEGIDIGPKTRELYANVIKDSKLVVWNGPMGVFEIEPFSHGTLAVANACAETAGYTVIGGGDSAAAAEKFHLADKMDFISTGGGASLEFMEGKILPGVVALNDK
- the tpiA gene encoding triose-phosphate isomerase, yielding MSNRKPIIAGNWKMFKTVSEAVSFFSEIKGKAEVDGVESVICAPYTTLPALVEAAKGTSIAIGAQNVHFEDNGAFTGEISGVMLKDLGVKYVIIGHSERRAYFAESDEIVNKKVHASFKNGLLPIVCVGEKLEEREAGQTKEVCKVQTEAAFAGVSAAQAAEVVIAYEPIWAIGTGKSSTSEDAQDVIGYIRGVVAGLYDQATADAVRIQYGGSVKPNNVAEYMGQTDIDGALVGGASLEPASYIALVEGAK
- the gpmI gene encoding 2,3-bisphosphoglycerate-independent phosphoglycerate mutase, yielding MAAPKPVALIILDGFGLRDDVTGNAVAQAKKPNYDRYWATYPHTTLTASGEAVGLPEGQMGNSEVGHLNIGAGRIVYQDLTRISKSIRDGEFYDNETILGAVRHAKVNSKKLHLYGLLSDGGVHSHIEHLFALLDLAKKEQLEDVFIHAFLDGRDVSPDSAKGYLERLQAKIEEVGVGRIATVQGRYYAMDRDKRWERTEKSYRAMVYGEGPQYYDPIQAVVESYEKSVYDEFVMPTVIVDGVNKPVGLVESEDAVIFFNFRPDRAIQLSQVFTNEDFRGFDRGENHPVNLYFVCLTLFSETVGGFVAYSPKNLDNTLGEVLVQNNKTQLRTAETEKYPHVTFFFSGGRDHELPGETRVLINSPKVATYDLQPEMSAYELAESTVREIESDKHDAIILNFANPDMVGHSGMLEPTIRAVEATDECLGKVVEAVLAKGGVCIITADHGNADMVFDENGRPFTAHTTNPVPLIVTRAGETLRDGGILADISPTILELLELAKPSEMTGVSLINPK
- the eno gene encoding phosphopyruvate hydratase, whose protein sequence is MSIIVDVYAREVLDSRGNPTVEVEVSLESGGKGRAIVPSGASTGAYEAVELRDGDKSRYLGKGVLKAVENVNTEIAPEIIGLDALDQVAIDRKMIELDGTLNKAKLGANAILAVSMAVARAAADALDVPLYTYLGGFNAKVLPVPMMNIINGGEHADNNIDVQEFMVLPVGAESFKEALRIGAEIFHNLKAVLHDKGLNTAVGDEGGFAPNLGSNEEAITTIISAIERAGYKPGVDVFLGMDVASTEFFKDGKYVLAGEGRSFTPAEFVDLLASWADKYPIITIEDGCSEDDWDGWKLLTEKLGGKVQLVGDDLFVTNTERLSDGIDKGVGNSILVKVNQIGSLTETFDAIEMAKRAGYTAVISHRSGESEDSTIADIAVATNAGQIKTGAPSRTDRVAKYNQLLRIEDQLGSTAQYAGKSAFYNLKNFK